The following coding sequences are from one Sciurus carolinensis chromosome 11, mSciCar1.2, whole genome shotgun sequence window:
- the LOC124960014 gene encoding LOW QUALITY PROTEIN: olfactory receptor 149-like (The sequence of the model RefSeq protein was modified relative to this genomic sequence to represent the inferred CDS: inserted 2 bases in 2 codons) — protein MRNCSVVTEFVLLGIPNTEGLEIMLFILFSSFYIFILXGNLLILLAIISSTGLHTPMYFFLCKLSIFDIFFPSVSSPKMLFYLSGNSQAISYAGCMSQLFFYHFLGCTECFLYTVMAYDHFVAICYPLRYTIIMSHRVCAILAAGTXVFGCIQATFLTTLTFQLPYCGPNEVDYYFCDIPVMLKLACADTSALELMGFISVGLMPLSCFLLILTSYSCIVCSILQIHSAEGRRRAFSTCSAHLTAILLFYMPVVLIYLRPTPSPWMDATVQVLNNLVTPMLNPLIYSLRNKEAKSSLRKVLYLLGFLPK, from the exons ATGAGGAATTGCTCGGTGGTGACTGAGTTTGTCCTGCTGGGTATCCCAAACACAGAGGGTCTGGAGATCATGCTTTTCATCCTGTTTTCGTCCTTTTACATCTTCATCC ATGGGAACCTGCTAATCTTGCTGGCAATTATCTCCTCCACTGGGCttcacacccccatgtacttcttcctgtgCAAGCTGTctatttttgacatatttttccCATCTGTGAGTTCTCCCAAGATGCTGTTCTACCTGTCAGGGAACAGCCAAGCCATCTCCTATGCAGGCTGCATGTCCCAGCTCTTCTTTTACCATTTCCTGGGCTGCACTGAGTGTTTTCTGTAcacagtgatggcctatgaccactTTGTTGCCATATGTTACCCTCTACGCTACACCATAATCATGAGCCACAGAGTGTGCGCCATCTTGGCTGCAGGGA TCGTTTTTGGCTGCATTCAGGCCACCTTTCTGACCACTCTCACCTTCCAGCTGCCCTACTGTGGCCCCAATGAGGTGGACTATTACTTCTGTGACATCCCAGTGATGCTGAAGCTGGCTTGTGCAGACACCTCAGCCCTGGAGTTGATGGGGTTCATCAGCGTTGGTCTCATGCCCCTCAGctgcttcctcctcatcctcaccTCCTACAGCTGCATCGTCTGCTCCATCCTGCAGATCCACTCTGCAGAGGGTCGCCGCCGTGCCTTCTCCACCTGCAGTGCCCACCTCACCGCCATCCTGCTTTTCTACATGCCAGTGGTCCTCATCTACCTAAGGCCAACCCCAAGCCCCTGGATGGATGCAACTGTTCAGGTCCTGAACAAcctggtcacccccatgctgaaccccttgaTCTATAGTCTGAGAAATAAAGAGGCAAAATCATCCCTGAGGAAGGTCCTCTACCTGCTGGGCTTCCTTCCTAAATAA